The genomic window ATTCTGTACATATGGATTGGTCTGGTTTAAATCGGGCATTGAAGGTACAAACCAACCGTCTAACATCTGTTTACGATCTGCCGCAGCGGCGTGTACATCCATAACGGTCTGATCGCGGTAACTCGTTTGCGTATATTTTGGCCATTGGTTTAACCAGCTTTTCATTGGTAAATCTTTATAAAACCAATGTTGAGTGCCAATATGGTTGTGTACAATATCTTTAATCACTTTTAATCCTTTGGCATGGGCAATCTCTACGTACTTTTTGTAAAGTGCATTTGTACCATACCGCGGGTCTATCTTATAATGATCAGTTACTGCGTAGCCATGATATGAAGCTTGTGGCATATCGTTTTCTACCTCTGGTGTCATCCAAACTGTAGTTATGCCTAAATCTTTCAGGTAATCGAGGTGGTTAATTACGCCCTGAATATCGCCACCATGACGGTAGTACATACTATCGCGGTTTAATGCCGTTTCGGTTAAGCCCTGAACCACATCGTTGCTTTTATCACCGTTCGAAAAACGATCGGGCATAAGCAGGTAAATAAAGTCTTTGTTGGTTACGCCCTGAATCCTGCCCGCACTTTTATCGCGGTTTTTTAATTCGTAAGTGTAACTGAATATCTTTTTGCCCTTTACAGAAAAGTTGATCGGGAAACTCCCGGATTTTACGGTAGTGGCAAGTGTTAAATCGAGAAATAAATAATTCGGGTTTTCAACTTTGTTAACCTTTACGAGTTTTACCCCTGGATAAGTTAATGAAACCGAGCTTGAAGCAATGTTTTCGCCATGAACAAGCAATTGCAACTTAGGATTGTGCATACCTGTAAACCAGAACATCGGTTCTACCCGCTCTAGCTTTTGGGCAAAAAGATTGATGCTGCTAAAAAGTACAATAAGGATAGTCAACATTTTTTTAAATCCCCGCGCATTTGCGTGGATTTTAGTTTGAGCATTTAAAGTAGAAGAATTAACGTACTGGAAAGTAACTAATGAAGTAAGCGATTTTATCATGCTAAAACTTTTTAATGTTTTTAAAAATCCTGTAGAGATTAAAAGATCTCTACAGGAATAGTTTAGTTAATGATTAAATTTTAACCATGGTGTAAGCACCTGTTTTACCATCGGCGTTAAGTGTTAAGACCAGCTTATATGTACCAGCGACGGTAACATTAATATCTCCACCATTATCACCAATACTGGTTCCCCAATCATGATTTTTTCTGAATTTAAAGGCACCTGGAGTTAAAGCAACTGTTCCTATCCATGTATTTTTGCCATCATTTACCGGACTAAGGTCAGTATCAACAGACCAGTTACTTCCCGGAATTGCATTACCAATAATTGACCAATAATCTGCATTGGCAATGGTGTAGACATTCGCAGTAAGATCGACAGTTAGCAGTTTAAAACCTGCCGAAACGGAGCTGATATCACCACCTGATGTGCTGAGTTTACCACCTCCTGCGTCGCCATAAGCTAGGTCCCATTTCTTAGCAGCAGTAATCTTAAAATTACCACCATCGAACTTGATAATTCCCGTATAAATGCCATTTCCGGTGATCGAAACTAAGCTATCGGCTGTTGGCGGATTCCATCCCTGATATGCGCCAGGAACGTATACCCAGGAAGTTAAAGGGAATGGCTTTGCACTTATAGAAACTACATTGCTGTAAACCGGAGCTATAGCATTGGAGATGGCTGCTTTTACCCTGATTTCTACATCAGAATTTACAGCAGTAGATAAATTTAAAGAAAGCAGTAAATTATTAAAATCCAATCCATTGTAACTTTTAGTAGTCACGTTTGGATCAATAATTACTTCTTTTGTTTTATCTGCTGCAAAATTTGCTCCTTTAGGAGAGAGTTGCAAAGTATTGGCTACAGCTGCCTGATAACCAAAATTTGCATTAGTTAAGGTAAAAGTAATCACATTGGTAGTGAGCATGCTTTTATCCAAAATTACCGAGGTAGCTGAACTTTTCAAAGAACCTCCAGTACCTGCATTGGCTATGGCACGGGTTTCGTCTTTTTTGCATGACCAAAGCGATAGCGCGATAAAGCTAAGGGCTAAGGATTTAAAGAATATTGATTTCATCTTTATAAAATATTAAGATTAATAACCTGTGTTCTGAACCAGATTCGGATTAGCAATTAAATCTGCTGTCGGAATTGGATATAAGTTACGGTAAGCCGGTAAACTTGCTCCTGCTTTAACACCACCTTTAAATGGCCATAAATAAGTAGAACCAGTAAATTTGCCATAACGGATTAGATCGGTACGACGGTGTGCTTCCCAATACAATTCACGGGCACGCTCGTCTAAAAAGAAATCTACCGAGAGGCTGCTTACGTCGCCACTGTTGTTACCATAAGCACGGCGGCGTAAGTTATTCACATAGGTAAGTGCTTGTGCAGTACTCCCGCCCGAACCACCACGCATTACGGCTTCACCATAGATTAAGTATTGCTCCGCTAAACGGAATAATGCAAAATCCAATGAACTGAATGTTCCGTTTAAAGATGCAGGCGTAATACCTCCAGAGGTAACATTTTTAAATTTGGTTACCCTTAACCCATCTGTAAATACACCAATATCATCTACGTTGTTTTTTGTGCCAAAAAATATACCGCGTTTATCTGCCGTTCCGTTAGGATCAGGAAATAATGCCGGTAAATTCTGACGGGTTCTGTTACCGCCCCCCAACCACCTGAAGGTACTCCATATGATGCAGGGCTCATGTCTGCATTAATTGCAGCATTAACCAAAAAGGTAGTTCCACCGTAATTTGTTCCCCTTACACCGTCGTAATTGATAGTTAAAATGTTTTCTGTGTTATTTAAGTTGTTATCGGCCAAAAATAAATCTTTGTAATTGGCTTTTAATGAATAACCAGAGTTGATGACCTTAGTTGAATAGGTAATGGCTTCTGTATATTTTGCCGTTCCGGTGTAAACCTGAGCATTTAAATACAATCTGGCTAATAATGCCCAGTCTGCTCCTTTATCTGCACGACCATAATCGTTAGTACGAGGATCGGCCAAATCGCTTTCAATGGCTTTTAATTCTGATTCTACATAAGTAAACAAAGCTGCTCTTTGAATTTGTTTAGGATTGGTTTTGCCAATCGCATCCTCTTCTGTTACGAAAGGAGGATTTCCGAAACCATCTAATAAAACCCAATACTGAAATGCTCTTAAGAAACGGGCTTCGGCACGATAACGTTGAATGGCTGAAGCATCGGCACCAGTAATATTGCGACTTTCCAACTTCTCCGGTGTACTTTCGCGAAGAAACTCATTGCAAATGGTGATCTGCAGAATACTTTTAGAATATAAACCTCTTAAAAACTGATTATCTGTATTCCAGGTTGCGTAATCTAATTCAGGAATACCGGTATCTCCCCAGGCACAAATCGCTTCATCGGTTACCAGCTCCTGAGAAGTCCAGAATAACCTGAAGAAATCTGCAAATCCAGAATTCAGGCCACCAATATCACTATTATCCGATCCTGTTGGACTGGTTAATGCATAAGTGGCGTACAATTTCACCAGCTCTTGTTTGTATCCTGCAGGCGTAGCATATACCACGTCGGCAGTTACATCATTCGTAGGCTTTAAATTTAAGGCATCTTTCTTACAAGAATTTAAAGAAAGTAATAAACCTGTGGTTGCCAATATTATTTTAAACGAATTTTTCATTTCTCTTTATCTTTATTAAAAACCAACATTTAAACCTAAAGTGTATGTCCTTGGTCGAGGATATAACTTGAAGTCGATACCATCCGTTAACTCAGGATCTACCCCTTTATATTTAGAGATTACAAATACATTCTGGCAATTGGCAGTAATCCTTAAATTGGTGTTGCTATTTTTAAATAACTTACCGGCATCGTAGGCCAGGCCAAGGTTATCCATTTTTAAGAATGAAGCATTTTTAATGTAGTAATCACTCAAATACTGACTTGTAGTGAAGTTGGTGTTTAAGAAATCTACACCAGCATTGTTAATTAAGCCTGCAGCACTAAGAATATTGTTTTTGATACCAAAGTTTGATGAAACGTTATCATAAACATAATTGCCTAAGTTAGCTCTCAATACCGTACTAATGGTCCATTTTTTATAGCTAAAGGCCGTGTTGAATCCCAGGGTAATTTTAGGATCTGGCGACTTATAAAAATACTGATCGCTTGAGTTAATCACGCCATCGCCATTTGAATCTTCATATACGCCTTCCAGCGGCTTGCCAGCGTTATTATATACCTGTTTGTAAACAAAGAAGGCACCAGGAAGTTGATTTACAGCATTGTATTTAATGGTAATCCCTGTTCCGCCAGAAATGTCACCAGCCCCCTGCTTGCTTCCCGGGTCAGGATTTAAGGTTAAATTGGTTACCTTTCTTTTGTTATAAGCGGCATTAAAGCCAAAATCCCATGAAATGTTTTCTGTTTTGATAGCAGCAAAATTCAAGCTAAGCTCCGCTCCTCTCACATCCATATTACCCACATTGGTAATCAGATTATTGTTAAAGTTTGTTCCTACAGGAATATTCACAGTAGCCAATAAATCTTTTGTTTTTTTATAGTAAACGTCTAATGCACCGTAGATTCTTCCTTTGAAAAAGCCATAGTCTAAACCAGCATTATAGGTTGTTGTGGTTTCCCATTTTAAATCCGGATCATAGGCAGAAGGTGCGTAATAATCGTAAAAAGTATCACCTATCTGGTACTGGCCCGTATTACTATTGGAATAATATTTGGCTAAATAACTGTAATCACCTACGGTATCGCCATCTTTATTACCTGTTTCACCGTAACTTAACCTCAGTTTTAAATCTGAAACTGCCTTACTTTCCTTTAAGAAGTCTTCGCCCACAATTCTCCAGGTAAAACCAACTGAAGGGAAATAACCCCAACGATTTTCCTCCGCGAACCTTGATGATGCATCTGCACGCATGGTTCCCGAAAGGATATATTTATCAGCTAAAGTGTAAACTAACCTTCCATAATAAGATAATAATTTGTTTCGATCAACAGAGAATGGAAACTTCGGTGTAGTTCTTAATACACCTGTTGCACTATATTCGTTAAAGCTGTAGTTTGTTTTAGCATTATCATAATAACCATAACCCGCAGTTACGTCAAAACGACTTCTGATGCTGGCCACATCTTTGGCATAGTTTAAATAAAACTCTGATACTTTATTGTTGGATGTATTCAGAGATTGAGTAGAAGATCCGTTGGTT from Flavobacterium sp. W4I14 includes these protein-coding regions:
- a CDS encoding glycosidase (product_source=COG0366; cath_funfam=2.60.40.1180,3.20.20.80; cog=COG0366; ko=KO:K21575; pfam=PF00128,PF09087,PF10438; smart=SM00642; superfamily=51011,51445,81296), which translates into the protein MIKSLTSLVTFQYVNSSTLNAQTKIHANARGFKKMLTILIVLFSSINLFAQKLERVEPMFWFTGMHNPKLQLLVHGENIASSSVSLTYPGVKLVKVNKVENPNYLFLDLTLATTVKSGSFPINFSVKGKKIFSYTYELKNRDKSAGRIQGVTNKDFIYLLMPDRFSNGDKSNDVVQGLTETALNRDSMYYRHGGDIQGVINHLDYLKDLGITTVWMTPEVENDMPQASYHGYAVTDHYKIDPRYGTNALYKKYVEIAHAKGLKVIKDIVHNHIGTQHWFYKDLPMKSWLNQWPKYTQTSYRDQTVMDVHAAAADRKQMLDGWFVPSMPDLNQTNPYVQNYLTQNHIWWIEYAGIDGLRLDTYGYNDPAYMADWALKVQAEFPHLSVFGETLVTAVANQAFFTGGNTVNRGFDTHLQGITDATLKDAIYEGINGKNGWVDGINRLYATLAHDFLYKNPNTNCIFLDNHDMSRFYSMVGEDFDKYKMGMSILLTMRGIPEMYYGTEILMKNFSNPDGLIRSDFPGGWEGDKKDKFIADGRTNKENEAFNFVKTLANFRKNSTALQTGKLMQFVPQDDIYVYFRYNAEPKGTVMVIVNNTEKEKTLNTDRFAERTAGITTAKNVITGENISFQNIKVPAKTTLVLVLN
- a CDS encoding hypothetical protein (product_source=Hypo-rule applied; ko=KO:K21571; pfam=PF14292,PF16411; superfamily=81296), with translation MKSIFFKSLALSFIALSLWSCKKDETRAIANAGTGGSLKSSATSVILDKSMLTTNVITFTLTNANFGYQAAVANTLQLSPKGANFAADKTKEVIIDPNVTTKSYNGLDFNNLLLSLNLSTAVNSDVEIRVKAAISNAIAPVYSNVVSISAKPFPLTSWVYVPGAYQGWNPPTADSLVSITGNGIYTGIIKFDGGNFKITAAKKWDLAYGDAGGGKLSTSGGDISSVSAGFKLLTVDLTANVYTIANADYWSIIGNAIPGSNWSVDTDLSPVNDGKNTWIGTVALTPGAFKFRKNHDWGTSIGDNGGDINVTVAGTYKLVLTLNADGKTGAYTMVKI
- a CDS encoding hypothetical protein (product_source=Hypo-rule applied; pfam=PF07980; superfamily=48452) yields the protein MRGGSGGSTAQALTYVNNLRRRAYGNNSGDVSSLSVDFFLDERARELYWEAHRRTDLIRYGKFTGSTYLWPFKGGVKAGASLPAYRNLYPIPTADLIANPNLVQNTGY
- a CDS encoding hypothetical protein (product_source=Hypo-rule applied; pfam=PF14322; superfamily=48452); protein product: MKNSFKIILATTGLLLSLNSCKKDALNLKPTNDVTADVVYATPAGYKQELVKLYATYALTSPTGSDNSDIGGLNSGFADFFRLFWTSQELVTDEAICAWGDTGIPELDYATWNTDNQFLRGLYSKSILQITICNEFLRESTPEKLESRNITGADASAIQRYRAEARFLRAFQYWVLLDGFGNPPFVTEEDAIGKTNPKQIQRAALFTYVESELKAIESDLADPRTNDYGRADKGADWALLARLYLNAQVYTGTAKYTEAITYSTKVINSGYSLKANYKDLFLADNNLNNTENILTINYDGVRGTNYGGTTFLVNAAINADMSPASYGVPSGGWGAVTEPVRIYRHYFLILTERQINAVYFLAQKTT
- a CDS encoding TonB-linked SusC/RagA family outer membrane protein (product_source=TIGR04056; cath_funfam=2.170.130.10,2.60.40.1120; cleavage_site_network=SignalP-noTM; cog=COG1629; ko=KO:K21573; pfam=PF00593,PF07715,PF13715; superfamily=49464,56935; tigrfam=TIGR04056); the encoded protein is MRVFYLLKQGLLVLLVFSALMVKAQTGSVSGKVLDETGLPLPGASVVVKGTTRSTSTDANGNYKLAGLSNGSITLSASFIGYQTLDKAVSISANATVNFQLAPDAQKLNEVVVIGYGTAEKKNLTGSITTVGAKDFQKGTITTPEQLIQGKVAGVNIISSSGQPGVGSQIRIRGGASLNASNDPLIVIDGVPFSGKSIDNAPSPLSLINPNDIETFTVLKDANATAIYGSRASNGVILITTKKGGTGAPVINFNTNNSVATIAKKVDVLSADQIRTFVNANPTAAYDVGKTFVSLLGKANTDWQDEIFQNAFATDNNLSIAGKFHGVPYRVSAGYLDQQGLLITDRFNRATGAITISPRLFTDHLKIDLSLKGTLTESHFANDNNNAIANAIQFDPTQSVTASNQFGNYFEWLRADGSLNPNAPRNPVAQIMLRDNNGNAARSFGNVRFDYSFHFLPELHANLNLGYDVSKGAGRVFVPAFAATSFSTNGSSTQSLNTSNNKVSEFYLNYAKDVASIRSRFDVTAGYGYYDNAKTNYSFNEYSATGVLRTTPKFPFSVDRNKLLSYYGRLVYTLADKYILSGTMRADASSRFAEENRWGYFPSVGFTWRIVGEDFLKESKAVSDLKLRLSYGETGNKDGDTVGDYSYLAKYYSNSNTGQYQIGDTFYDYYAPSAYDPDLKWETTTTYNAGLDYGFFKGRIYGALDVYYKKTKDLLATVNIPVGTNFNNNLITNVGNMDVRGAELSLNFAAIKTENISWDFGFNAAYNKRKVTNLTLNPDPGSKQGAGDISGGTGITIKYNAVNQLPGAFFVYKQVYNNAGKPLEGVYEDSNGDGVINSSDQYFYKSPDPKITLGFNTAFSYKKWTISTVLRANLGNYVYDNVSSNFGIKNNILSAAGLINNAGVDFLNTNFTTSQYLSDYYIKNASFLKMDNLGLAYDAGKLFKNSNTNLRITANCQNVFVISKYKGVDPELTDGIDFKLYPRPRTYTLGLNVGF